The following proteins come from a genomic window of Geomonas sp. RF6:
- a CDS encoding M48 family metallopeptidase gives MSTVRGIYFDGKSAARHSVTVERVGAEVRFAGAGVEASCAVAEIKVAPTIPGVRRSLLLPGGALCQLATDAEVERVLGEKKEGRFWSVLVRWERSIPLAIVALLLTSLMVAGFIKTVIPALVKQVAWAVKPDAEEGVGKEALAQLDHMYLKPSRLSKSRRREITGILGRVAARNADGRKYRLEFRNGGAIGANAFALPGGTIVITDAMVALARSDEELAAVLAHESGHIRYRHALRQLLQSSGAGVVIAAVTGDITSVTSLAATLPATLISAGYSREFEYEADDAAVAYLKSEGVRPRVYAEILGRLSSAAKKEEDPPISLDILNSHPSTPDRITRVLSAENPAERAK, from the coding sequence GTGAGTACGGTCAGGGGGATATACTTCGACGGGAAGAGCGCGGCGCGCCACTCCGTGACGGTCGAGCGGGTGGGAGCGGAGGTGCGCTTTGCTGGCGCCGGAGTGGAAGCGAGTTGTGCCGTCGCGGAGATAAAAGTGGCACCGACAATCCCCGGGGTACGCCGCTCCCTTCTCCTTCCCGGCGGCGCGCTGTGCCAGCTCGCAACAGACGCGGAAGTTGAAAGGGTGCTGGGCGAGAAGAAGGAGGGGCGCTTCTGGTCGGTCCTGGTCCGGTGGGAGCGCAGCATCCCGCTGGCCATCGTCGCCCTCCTTTTGACCTCCCTCATGGTGGCGGGGTTCATCAAGACAGTCATCCCCGCGCTGGTGAAGCAGGTCGCCTGGGCGGTGAAACCGGACGCGGAAGAGGGAGTGGGAAAGGAGGCGCTGGCGCAACTGGATCACATGTATCTCAAGCCGTCGCGGCTCTCCAAGTCCCGCCGGCGCGAGATAACAGGGATTCTCGGCAGAGTCGCCGCGCGTAACGCCGACGGGAGGAAATACAGGCTGGAATTTCGAAACGGGGGAGCAATCGGCGCGAACGCCTTTGCCCTCCCTGGAGGGACGATAGTCATCACCGACGCCATGGTCGCCCTGGCCAGAAGCGACGAGGAGCTGGCCGCCGTCCTCGCGCACGAGTCCGGGCACATCCGCTACCGACATGCTCTCCGGCAGCTATTGCAAAGCTCCGGGGCCGGAGTAGTCATCGCCGCCGTGACGGGCGACATAACCTCCGTCACCTCCCTCGCCGCCACCCTCCCGGCCACCCTCATCAGCGCAGGGTACTCGCGGGAATTCGAGTATGAAGCGGATGACGCGGCGGTCGCCTATCTCAAATCGGAGGGGGTGCGACCGCGGGTTTACGCCGAGATACTCGGCCGCCTCTCCTCCGCCGCCAAGAAGGAAGAAGATCCCCCCATATCCCTGGATATTCTGAACAGCCATCCCAGCACGCCCGACAGGATCACGCGAGTACTGAGCGCCGAAAATCCGGCGGAGAGGGCGAAATAG
- the ligA gene encoding NAD-dependent DNA ligase LigA, with amino-acid sequence MTDTSPAERVEQLTAEVTRHNRLYYELDAPEITDAEYDALFRELLDLEERFPELARPDSPTKRVGGRPLDKFSQVRHRTPMLSLENAFEEGDIGDFDDRIKRFLGLPATEAIPYVCEPKMDGVAVELIFEGGFFSLGSTRGDGFVGEDVTENLKTVRDIPLRLSGETPPDLLTVRGEVYLPLAPFRKFNTEREEAGEPPFANPRNAAAGSLRQLDSRITAKRPLHIFCYAPAEVEGIEFGSQSDFLTRVQLLGVPVNPLARKVSGVSEVVAYYQEMMERRDDLDYEIDGVVVKVDPFSMQRDLGEKSRSPRWAIAWKFPPRQATTVVEDIVPQVGRTGVITPVAHLAPVNVSGVIVSRATLHNWEEMERKDIRKGDTVVVERAGDVIPAVVKVILEKRTGGETPLAIPEQCPECGGTVVRVPGEVAVRCVGLSCPAQIRESLKHFASRRAMDIEGLGEKYLEQLLRLQLIRDVSDIYYLTRADFMQFERMGEKLSENLLNAIENSKKRDLSRFIFALGIRNVGEHTAKLLATAFGSIEHLENATTDELLSVREVGPQVAESISDFFKSEQNKKVIERMLAAGVSPSVEEKRIGGRFTGKTFVFTGALTRFTRDEAKKMVEGEGGHAAGSVSKKTDFVIAGAEAGSKLEKAQQLGVRVLTEDEFLELLK; translated from the coding sequence ATGACCGACACATCTCCCGCAGAACGAGTCGAACAGCTGACTGCCGAAGTCACCCGCCACAATCGCCTCTACTACGAGCTGGACGCGCCGGAAATCACCGACGCCGAGTACGACGCCCTTTTCCGTGAACTCCTCGACCTGGAGGAGCGTTTCCCCGAGCTTGCCCGCCCCGACTCCCCGACAAAGCGGGTCGGCGGGCGCCCGCTGGACAAATTCTCCCAGGTGCGGCACCGCACCCCCATGCTTTCCCTGGAGAACGCTTTCGAGGAAGGGGACATCGGCGACTTCGATGACAGGATCAAGCGCTTCCTGGGCCTTCCCGCGACCGAAGCGATCCCGTACGTGTGCGAGCCGAAGATGGACGGGGTCGCAGTGGAGCTGATCTTCGAAGGGGGCTTCTTCTCGCTCGGCTCGACCCGCGGGGACGGATTCGTCGGCGAAGATGTGACGGAAAATCTGAAGACGGTGCGCGACATCCCGCTGCGCCTCTCCGGCGAGACCCCGCCGGACCTCCTTACGGTGCGCGGCGAGGTCTACCTCCCCCTGGCTCCCTTCAGGAAATTCAACACGGAGCGGGAAGAGGCAGGAGAGCCCCCCTTTGCCAACCCGCGAAATGCGGCCGCCGGCTCCCTGCGGCAGCTCGACTCCCGCATCACGGCAAAGAGGCCACTGCACATCTTCTGCTACGCACCCGCCGAGGTGGAGGGGATCGAATTCGGCTCGCAGAGCGACTTCCTGACCCGGGTACAGCTCCTCGGCGTGCCGGTCAACCCGCTGGCGCGGAAGGTATCCGGCGTATCGGAGGTAGTGGCCTACTATCAGGAGATGATGGAGCGGCGCGACGATCTCGACTACGAGATCGACGGCGTGGTGGTGAAGGTGGATCCCTTTTCCATGCAGCGCGACCTCGGTGAGAAGAGCCGCTCGCCGCGCTGGGCGATCGCCTGGAAATTCCCCCCGCGCCAGGCAACGACGGTCGTGGAGGACATCGTCCCGCAGGTCGGGCGCACCGGCGTCATCACCCCGGTGGCGCATCTCGCGCCGGTAAACGTCTCCGGCGTCATCGTTTCCCGCGCCACCCTGCACAACTGGGAGGAAATGGAGCGAAAGGACATCCGCAAAGGAGACACGGTGGTGGTGGAGCGCGCCGGCGACGTCATTCCCGCCGTCGTGAAAGTCATCCTGGAAAAGCGGACCGGCGGCGAAACGCCCCTCGCCATCCCGGAGCAGTGTCCGGAGTGCGGCGGAACGGTCGTGCGTGTCCCCGGAGAGGTTGCCGTCCGCTGCGTGGGGCTTTCCTGTCCGGCGCAGATCAGGGAATCCCTCAAGCACTTCGCCTCGCGCCGCGCGATGGACATCGAAGGGCTCGGCGAGAAGTACCTGGAGCAGCTCCTGCGCCTGCAGCTCATCAGGGACGTCTCCGACATCTACTACCTCACCCGCGCAGACTTCATGCAATTTGAGCGGATGGGGGAAAAGCTCTCCGAAAATCTGCTGAACGCCATCGAGAACAGCAAGAAGCGCGACCTGTCCCGCTTCATCTTCGCCCTCGGCATCCGCAACGTCGGCGAGCACACGGCAAAGCTCCTGGCGACCGCCTTCGGCAGCATCGAGCACCTGGAGAACGCAACGACAGACGAGCTCCTTTCAGTGAGGGAAGTCGGGCCGCAGGTCGCCGAAAGCATCAGCGACTTCTTCAAAAGCGAGCAGAACAAGAAGGTCATCGAGAGAATGCTGGCGGCGGGGGTCTCGCCATCGGTGGAGGAAAAGAGGATAGGAGGGCGCTTCACCGGCAAGACCTTCGTCTTCACCGGCGCGCTCACCCGCTTCACGAGGGATGAAGCCAAGAAGATGGTGGAAGGTGAAGGGGGGCACGCGGCAGGGTCGGTTTCCAAAAAGACAGATTTCGTGATCGCCGGCGCCGAGGCGGGAAGCAAGCTGGAAAAAGCGCAGCAGCTCGGGGTGCGGGTCTTGACCGAAGATGAATTTCTGGAGCTGCTGAAGTGA
- a CDS encoding carboxypeptidase regulatory-like domain-containing protein, giving the protein MHRNHTPRGRLFPLISLRPILMAAAVVLSAAFPAAGSAGAAGAGVTRAVPADFPTIQGAIDAAGNGDTIVVAPGLYRERINFKGKAITLKSSEGPRTTFINGSHKGSVVTLSSGEWNTSVLTGFTIQNGGPQSGLLSGGGIYIENASPIISNNIITGNSACDGAGIFASGSPIIRNNTISGNRQEGCSGGNGGGGIALLGGSGEVVDNLIVSNLMPESRGGGISLARPEGKHTVRGNIIRNNRAGWGGGGAYLITSEESRLVQNVIFGNSSERGGGVLIDLGGTLLHNTITDNYAHIGAGISFGRNPGSGEIANNIITGGNGQTVIYSEMDASANRPLRRNVLFSSSNTIFGGSYVGYDLAGNVAADPRLSASAYGYFGLMSGSPAIDAGDSTIAGIPSTDITGSPRFVAGIAGGPAAVDAGAFEFDPSEPRVELVGIPSPVSRDSETFSITVVGDDLLSYRFAVDDGTFSEDLPADVPQLNLGNLSPGSHTVAVAGAFRTGRQRVESATVAHWTIDNAPPVTTAIPGSGTFNERQTVTLSCDDGTGSGCVETLYCLGPDCVPNTRYEGPIAVNSPTALRYYSHDAFGYAESITTASYNFTATVSGRATDSVTGAGTPLVRVNAYDAATGMYRGSAETSSTGEFLISGLPAGIYKFSFYGNGYATMWYGGSLSASGARTVVVAAPGTKSGIDAALTKGGSIAGTVTDAVSGAGVEGVNVTILDYYSVFTDSTGAYLISGLPAGKYTVQFQPPYNSPYLKGDTATVSVTAPLVAGGIDCRLKRGGAITGTVTSSTGAAMPDVHVSAIDAITGGQLTTTNTDSSGQYTLAGLPSGNYKISFTSYGYGTGWYAASSTPSGATVLSVTAPETLSGTDYVLKQGGTITGTVRDKVSGAGIANAYVSAFDIAMHGYFSGSYTDSSGAYSLSGLPSGTYLIRFSAPGYVEQWAGGTDEQGTGTSIAVAAPGTTAGVDGALTTGGSISGTIVDKKTGIPLQSICVGAYRGAELLWTSAACTDDSGRYSIDSLPSGSYRLQTYMNGQGYYDQWYTEAGTSTPRSVAVVAPNATTGMDFALEQGGVISGRVFDRETNEPLAGAAITAIGVGSSYVVSGYTDSQGAYTIISVPSGNYKVDFNASGYISRWFGDEETEGAAATVAVTAGSETAGVDAYLSRGGRISGTVSDGSTGAGVSGVQVYAIDRSTGSWEGAAYTDENGRYTITQLRSGSYRVKVDPFFGSAYLGRWYGSPCADTVSVTAPAETGGIDIPLIRGGSITGRVTDAVTGLGIRQVNISWTAGGAGYGTTIGSNYIDETGSYTLSGLLPGMYTVSFSADGYIRGTSAIATITGTEIVSGIDVALAPGARISGTLRDAVTGSPLPGIMVMAVGSTYGAGASTTFSSSSGSYTLSGLPAGEYRIYFGAGGAAAGYLRSSYADPVTVAAAESVTGVDSALHRAGALTGRVIDPLTGEPVADVAAVAHDPVTGARVAGAYSDQSGIYTIWVPSGTYSIEFPARRDSDGGYLGRWYGAETTAVQVAVEAPEVIKLADTPLSRGGAIFGRVVVNSCFAASSIAIVVYDAQTGETVTTVGVGLDYADAFSIGGLPSGRYKLFVDTGGSDFVRQWYPNSGGFEGAQEIEVRAGSVSGGIEITLESAGGIVSGTVCSGWSGNVQLRDRFSGAIVAQTSATAGAFRFTGIPDGTYSVFFSADGRLWYAAGSGDASSVVVSGAVAVPIEACPGWPLQGVPTITDVMKALRITVGSLDATPDLMEVFDIAPVVAGVSSPDGKVDISDVVILLRLAVGLPVFGPPTSGGGGSVISTGSGFVLEQVGGQ; this is encoded by the coding sequence ATGCATCGGAACCACACCCCGAGGGGGCGGCTCTTCCCACTTATCTCCTTAAGACCGATCCTCATGGCGGCTGCCGTGGTACTGTCAGCTGCCTTTCCCGCGGCTGGAAGCGCAGGCGCCGCCGGTGCGGGAGTGACGCGCGCCGTTCCTGCGGACTTCCCCACGATACAGGGTGCGATCGACGCCGCTGGCAATGGCGACACCATTGTCGTGGCGCCTGGTCTCTACCGCGAGCGCATCAACTTCAAGGGTAAGGCAATAACCTTGAAGAGCAGCGAGGGGCCCCGGACCACCTTCATAAACGGCTCCCACAAAGGCTCCGTCGTGACCCTTTCTTCCGGCGAGTGGAATACCTCGGTCCTCACCGGGTTCACCATTCAAAATGGCGGCCCGCAGTCGGGGCTGCTGAGCGGCGGAGGGATCTATATAGAAAATGCCTCGCCGATCATCTCCAACAACATCATCACCGGGAACTCCGCATGCGACGGCGCGGGGATCTTCGCCTCGGGGAGCCCGATAATCCGCAACAACACCATCTCAGGCAACAGGCAGGAAGGGTGCAGCGGGGGAAACGGCGGTGGTGGCATTGCACTCCTTGGCGGCAGCGGCGAGGTGGTGGATAACCTCATAGTCAGTAACCTCATGCCCGAATCGCGCGGAGGGGGGATCTCACTTGCCCGCCCGGAGGGTAAACACACCGTCCGCGGCAACATCATCCGCAACAACCGCGCGGGGTGGGGGGGCGGCGGTGCCTACCTGATCACCTCCGAAGAATCCCGCCTGGTGCAGAACGTGATCTTCGGAAATAGCAGCGAAAGGGGGGGCGGCGTACTGATCGACCTCGGCGGGACCCTGCTGCACAACACTATCACGGATAACTACGCTCACATCGGCGCAGGGATCTCCTTCGGCAGGAACCCCGGAAGCGGCGAGATCGCCAACAACATAATCACCGGCGGGAACGGGCAGACCGTCATCTACAGCGAGATGGATGCGTCGGCAAACCGCCCACTGAGGCGAAATGTCCTCTTTTCCTCCTCAAACACCATCTTTGGCGGCAGCTACGTCGGATATGACCTGGCGGGGAATGTGGCGGCGGATCCTCGCCTGAGCGCTTCCGCGTATGGCTATTTCGGCCTTATGTCCGGCTCCCCCGCCATCGATGCCGGCGACAGCACGATTGCCGGCATCCCCTCCACCGACATCACCGGATCTCCACGGTTCGTGGCGGGTATCGCCGGCGGCCCGGCAGCGGTCGATGCCGGTGCCTTCGAATTCGATCCCTCGGAGCCACGGGTGGAACTGGTCGGGATACCGTCCCCCGTCTCACGGGATTCCGAGACGTTCAGCATCACCGTCGTCGGCGACGATCTGCTCTCCTACCGCTTCGCTGTCGACGACGGTACCTTCTCCGAGGACCTCCCGGCTGACGTCCCTCAGCTGAACCTGGGGAACCTTTCTCCCGGCAGCCATACCGTCGCCGTCGCAGGCGCCTTCCGCACCGGCAGGCAACGGGTAGAGTCCGCCACGGTAGCCCACTGGACCATCGACAATGCCCCCCCCGTCACCACGGCGATCCCCGGGAGCGGCACCTTCAACGAGCGCCAGACGGTGACCCTTTCCTGTGACGACGGCACCGGCAGCGGGTGCGTGGAGACCTTGTACTGTCTCGGTCCCGACTGTGTGCCGAACACACGATACGAAGGACCGATCGCCGTCAACTCCCCCACCGCGCTGCGCTACTACTCGCACGACGCCTTCGGGTACGCTGAATCGATCACGACGGCGAGCTACAACTTCACCGCCACCGTCTCCGGGCGGGCAACAGACAGCGTCACGGGCGCAGGGACCCCCCTTGTCCGCGTTAACGCCTATGACGCCGCGACCGGCATGTACCGCGGCTCCGCCGAGACAAGCAGCACGGGAGAATTCCTCATCAGCGGATTGCCCGCCGGGATCTACAAGTTCAGTTTCTACGGCAACGGCTATGCCACCATGTGGTACGGAGGGAGTCTCAGCGCCTCCGGTGCACGTACCGTTGTGGTCGCCGCTCCGGGGACGAAGAGCGGTATTGACGCGGCACTGACAAAGGGAGGGAGCATCGCCGGCACCGTTACCGACGCCGTCTCCGGCGCGGGGGTAGAGGGTGTCAACGTGACCATACTGGATTACTACTCCGTCTTCACGGACAGTACAGGTGCATACCTCATTTCGGGGCTACCCGCCGGGAAATACACCGTGCAGTTCCAGCCACCTTACAACTCCCCCTACCTGAAGGGTGATACAGCCACTGTTTCCGTGACTGCTCCGCTTGTCGCAGGGGGAATCGACTGCAGGCTCAAGAGAGGGGGGGCGATAACCGGCACGGTGACTAGCAGCACCGGTGCCGCCATGCCCGATGTCCACGTTTCCGCCATCGACGCCATCACCGGCGGGCAGCTCACCACGACGAACACCGACAGTTCCGGGCAGTACACTCTCGCGGGGCTGCCGTCGGGGAACTACAAGATCTCCTTTACCTCTTACGGATACGGCACCGGCTGGTACGCCGCAAGCTCCACGCCGAGCGGCGCGACCGTACTGTCGGTCACTGCACCGGAGACGTTGTCGGGCACCGACTATGTCCTCAAGCAGGGGGGGACCATCACCGGCACCGTCAGGGACAAGGTCTCCGGCGCCGGCATCGCCAATGCCTACGTCTCCGCTTTCGATATCGCCATGCACGGGTATTTTTCCGGCTCTTACACCGACAGCTCCGGAGCTTACAGCCTCTCCGGGCTCCCCTCCGGAACCTACCTGATCAGGTTCTCAGCACCGGGATACGTCGAGCAGTGGGCAGGGGGGACCGACGAGCAGGGGACCGGCACCTCGATCGCAGTAGCCGCGCCGGGAACAACCGCCGGTGTCGACGGAGCACTCACCACGGGGGGCTCCATAAGCGGAACGATCGTTGACAAGAAGACGGGAATACCACTCCAGTCGATCTGCGTCGGCGCCTACAGGGGGGCGGAGCTGTTGTGGACGAGCGCCGCATGCACAGACGACAGCGGCCGCTACTCCATCGACAGTCTCCCGAGCGGCTCATACCGGCTACAGACCTACATGAATGGGCAGGGGTACTACGACCAGTGGTACACGGAAGCTGGAACCTCTACGCCCAGGAGCGTGGCGGTCGTGGCGCCGAATGCGACCACCGGGATGGACTTTGCCCTGGAGCAGGGGGGAGTAATCAGCGGCCGGGTCTTCGACCGCGAGACGAATGAACCTCTCGCAGGTGCGGCGATAACTGCAATTGGCGTCGGCAGCAGCTATGTCGTTTCAGGCTACACCGACAGCCAGGGTGCCTACACCATTATTTCCGTACCGAGCGGGAACTACAAGGTGGACTTCAACGCCTCCGGGTACATCTCCCGGTGGTTTGGGGATGAGGAGACCGAGGGCGCGGCCGCGACAGTGGCGGTAACAGCGGGGAGCGAGACCGCGGGTGTGGATGCCTACCTCAGCAGGGGGGGGAGGATATCCGGCACCGTTTCGGATGGTAGTACCGGAGCAGGCGTCAGCGGCGTCCAGGTCTACGCCATCGACCGATCAACCGGCTCCTGGGAAGGTGCCGCCTATACCGACGAGAATGGCAGGTACACCATCACGCAGCTGCGCAGCGGCTCGTACCGGGTGAAGGTCGACCCCTTCTTCGGCTCCGCGTACCTCGGCAGGTGGTACGGTTCGCCATGCGCTGATACAGTGTCGGTAACCGCACCTGCAGAGACAGGTGGCATCGACATCCCTTTGATCCGGGGGGGGAGCATCACCGGCCGGGTCACCGACGCTGTCACAGGACTCGGTATCCGCCAGGTTAATATTTCCTGGACGGCTGGAGGGGCGGGGTACGGCACCACCATCGGTTCGAATTACATCGATGAAACCGGCTCCTACACACTCTCCGGACTTCTCCCCGGGATGTACACAGTCTCCTTCAGCGCTGACGGGTACATCCGGGGTACCAGCGCCATCGCCACAATTACGGGGACTGAGATAGTGAGCGGAATCGATGTGGCTCTCGCTCCGGGTGCGAGGATCAGCGGCACGCTGCGTGACGCGGTCACCGGTTCACCACTCCCCGGAATCATGGTCATGGCAGTCGGCAGCACATACGGCGCCGGGGCAAGCACGACCTTCAGCAGTTCCTCCGGAAGTTACACCCTCAGCGGGCTGCCGGCTGGTGAGTACCGGATCTACTTCGGCGCGGGCGGCGCGGCCGCGGGATATCTTCGTTCCTCATACGCCGACCCTGTCACCGTCGCGGCAGCGGAGAGTGTCACCGGCGTAGATTCCGCGCTTCACAGGGCCGGCGCCCTGACCGGTCGGGTGATCGATCCTCTTACTGGAGAGCCAGTCGCAGATGTTGCCGCAGTCGCACACGATCCCGTCACCGGTGCCCGGGTTGCCGGCGCATACTCTGATCAGTCCGGGATATATACGATCTGGGTGCCGAGCGGCACCTACAGTATCGAGTTCCCAGCCAGGAGAGATTCCGACGGCGGGTACCTGGGGCGCTGGTACGGTGCGGAGACGACGGCGGTGCAGGTAGCGGTAGAGGCGCCGGAAGTCATCAAGCTTGCCGACACCCCTTTGAGCAGGGGAGGCGCCATCTTCGGCCGCGTCGTCGTGAACAGCTGCTTTGCGGCGTCCTCCATTGCCATTGTTGTGTATGACGCGCAGACGGGGGAGACGGTGACCACGGTCGGAGTGGGGCTCGATTATGCCGATGCCTTCAGCATAGGGGGGCTACCCTCCGGCAGGTACAAGCTCTTTGTGGATACGGGGGGCAGCGATTTTGTTCGCCAGTGGTACCCCAACAGCGGCGGCTTTGAAGGGGCCCAGGAGATAGAGGTCCGTGCGGGGAGCGTGAGCGGCGGCATAGAGATCACCCTCGAGAGCGCCGGTGGTATCGTCTCCGGTACGGTCTGCTCCGGCTGGTCCGGAAACGTGCAGTTGCGCGACCGCTTTTCCGGGGCAATCGTGGCGCAAACGTCAGCTACAGCGGGCGCATTCCGCTTCACCGGCATCCCTGACGGCACCTACAGCGTCTTCTTCTCAGCCGACGGCCGGCTCTGGTATGCGGCGGGGAGCGGGGATGCATCTTCCGTCGTGGTAAGCGGCGCGGTCGCAGTGCCGATAGAGGCGTGCCCGGGGTGGCCGCTGCAGGGGGTGCCGACCATCACCGATGTTATGAAGGCGTTGCGGATTACCGTCGGCTCGCTGGATGCCACACCAGATCTGATGGAGGTCTTCGATATCGCCCCTGTTGTTGCGGGGGTCTCTTCCCCCGACGGGAAGGTGGACATCAGCGATGTCGTCATCCTGCTGAGGCTCGCGGTGGGACTTCCGGTATTCGGCCCGCCCACCTCTGGCGGTGGTGGCAGCGTTATCAGTACCGGGAGCGGGTTCGTGCTGGAGCAGGTGGGGGGGCAATAA
- a CDS encoding type II toxin-antitoxin system VapB family antitoxin: MRTTMNIDDALLDTASRLTGVTEKTALVKLGLQALIARESARRLAELGGSEKELEDIPRRKSR; encoded by the coding sequence ATGAGGACCACCATGAACATCGATGACGCACTTCTCGACACCGCATCGAGACTAACGGGGGTAACGGAGAAAACAGCGCTGGTGAAGCTGGGGCTGCAGGCGCTCATAGCGAGGGAGAGCGCCCGAAGGCTCGCTGAGCTGGGGGGTAGCGAGAAAGAGCTTGAAGATATCCCACGCAGGAAGTCTCGATGA
- a CDS encoding type II toxin-antitoxin system VapC family toxin translates to MNMVLVDTSVWIDHLRSSNAGLVALLEEGTVLCHPFVVGEVACGNLRQRETVLALLNALPVAAEAQHHEVLLFLERHQLFGKGVGLIDIHLLASAALSGARIWTLDQRVAEAAETLGLSCRPE, encoded by the coding sequence ATGAACATGGTGCTCGTCGACACATCAGTGTGGATTGATCACCTGCGATCCTCCAATGCCGGTCTGGTGGCACTTCTGGAAGAGGGAACGGTACTCTGCCACCCCTTCGTCGTCGGGGAAGTAGCCTGCGGCAACTTGCGCCAGAGGGAAACGGTTCTCGCACTCCTCAATGCACTGCCGGTCGCTGCCGAGGCGCAACATCACGAGGTCCTTCTGTTTCTGGAGCGCCACCAGCTCTTTGGAAAGGGAGTGGGCCTCATTGACATTCATCTCCTGGCCTCAGCCGCCCTCAGCGGCGCACGGATATGGACTCTGGACCAGAGAGTTGCAGAAGCCGCGGAAACGCTGGGACTTTCATGTAGGCCGGAATAA
- a CDS encoding polysaccharide deacetylase family protein has product MKGRIFSLLFAAFLTFASLAQAQQSQPQPQAQGINVPILLYHRFGPTVADGMTIKTSVFEEHLKFLKENGYKVIPLKTVIDYMQKKGPAPGPKSVVICEDDAHKSVYSDMLPLAKKYNVPVTVFVYPSAISNAKYAMTWDQLKSLQKTGLFDIQSHTFWHPNFKRDKKKMSPTEYEKFVNIQLKKSKDRLEQQLGTKVTLLAWPFGIYDDYLLKKATEVGYQGTFTIEAHHVGPRDTLVKLPRYLLVNADQGKSFARIVEGSAPKRNIVF; this is encoded by the coding sequence ATGAAAGGCCGTATCTTTTCCCTTCTTTTCGCAGCATTCCTTACTTTCGCTTCCCTCGCCCAGGCTCAGCAGAGCCAGCCCCAGCCCCAGGCGCAGGGGATCAACGTCCCGATCCTCCTCTACCATCGTTTCGGTCCCACGGTGGCAGACGGCATGACCATAAAGACCTCCGTGTTCGAGGAGCATCTCAAGTTTCTGAAGGAGAACGGCTACAAGGTCATCCCCCTGAAGACGGTGATCGACTACATGCAGAAGAAGGGACCGGCGCCGGGGCCGAAGTCCGTGGTGATCTGCGAGGACGACGCGCACAAGTCCGTGTACAGCGACATGCTCCCGCTGGCCAAGAAGTACAACGTCCCGGTGACCGTCTTTGTCTACCCCTCCGCGATCTCCAACGCGAAGTACGCCATGACGTGGGACCAGTTGAAGTCGCTGCAAAAGACCGGGCTTTTCGACATCCAGTCCCACACCTTCTGGCATCCGAACTTCAAGCGGGACAAGAAGAAGATGTCTCCGACCGAGTACGAAAAGTTCGTCAACATCCAGCTCAAGAAATCGAAAGACCGCCTCGAGCAGCAGCTCGGCACCAAGGTCACGCTCCTCGCGTGGCCCTTCGGGATCTATGACGATTACCTGCTGAAAAAGGCGACCGAAGTCGGATATCAGGGGACCTTCACGATCGAGGCGCACCACGTAGGGCCGCGCGACACGCTGGTGAAACTCCCGCGCTACCTGCTGGTGAATGCCGACCAGGGGAAATCGTTTGCGAGGATCGTGGAAGGAAGCGCGCCGAAGAGAAACATTGTCTTCTAG